The Cloacibacterium sp. TD35 region CCACCACCAATTACTTTTCCGTAAGTCACGATATCTGCTTTTACATTGTACAATTCTTGCGCGCCACCAAAAGCCAAACGGAAACCTGTCATTACTTCATCAAAAATCAATAAAGCACCGTTTTCATCACAAACTTTTCTTAGATTTTGAAGAAAATTATTTTCTGGCAAAACACAACCCATGTTTCCAGCAACCGGTTCTACAATAATCGCAGCAATTTCACCTTGATTATGACGGAACAAATCCTGTACTTGTTCTATATCATTGTATTTTGCTAAAAGTGTGTCTTTTGCAGTTCCAGAAGTTACGCCTGGAGAATTAGGATTCCCGAAAGTTGCCGCTCCACTTCCTGCTTTAATCAAAAATGAATCTGAATGACCATGATAGCAACCTTCAAATTTGATAATTTTTTCTCTTCCTGTATAACCTCTTGCTAAACGAATTGCGCTCATACAAGCTTCCGTACCCGAAGAAACCATTCTGATTTGGTCAATATTCGGAACATTTTCGATGATGAATTTTGCAATTTGTGTTTCTAATTCCGTAGGCGCACCAAAAGAAAAACCTTTTTCTGCTTGTAATTTCACCGCTTCTACTACCTCATCATGAGCGTGACCTACAATTGCCGGCCCCCAAGAATTAATGTAATCTACATATGTTCTATTATCTTCATCCGTTAAATAAGCACCTTTCGCAGATTTCAAAAAAACAGGAACTCCTCCTACAGATTTGAAAGCACGAACTGGCGAATTAACACCTCCTGGAATATATTTGTACGCTTCTTCGAAGAGAGCTGAACTTCTTTGGTATAACATTTTTTGAAAGTTATGATTTATAAATTATGAGTTAAATAATATTATCTAGGTTTTCTATTTTTAAGATAAATAAGTTGACCTTCTTTTACTTTATCTCCATATTCCATGCGATTTCTGTCATAAAGTTTATCGAGTCTTATTGCAAATTTCTGAGCGATAGAATACATATTATCTCCTTTTTCGGCACGATATGTTTCCACACTTCCTACAGAATTTTTCTTTTCGAGGAAGAGAATTTGTCCTTCTTTTAAAGTCTGAGAAGAAAGCTCGTTCCATTTCATTAATTTAGAAGTAGATACTCCGTATTTTTTAGAAATATCATGCAAACTAACTTCTGATGCATCATCATAATCTGGTTCAACTGGAATCACGATGTATTTCAAAGCTTCATTAGGATGTGCTTTCATCAAAACCGACAATAAAACTTCTTCTTTAGTCAATTTTACAGGTTCTGGAGCATCTATTACCACTTTTGGAGCTTCTTCTTTTGTAGGACTTGGCAAATTTTTCGCTAAAAACTCTTTATCATTCGCCAAATCAGGATACAATGCCAAAAGCTTTTCAGTGACTTGTTCTTTTTTGATATAATCAAATTCAAAAAGTTTATATTTCTGAATTTTATCAATCAAAATATAAGCATATCTAGGATTGGTCGCATAACCCGCTTTTTTCAAACCATGGGCCCAACCGTTATAATCTTTAGGATCTAAAAGAAATAAATTTTTGTAAAAAGGACGATTTACCAAGAACAAAGAATGATCTCTGTATGATTCTCTAGGATCTTCATATACTCTGAAACATTCATTAGGAGCATCATCAGTATGACTCATGGTTTTTCCCATCCAGTTTTCTTTACACTTAATCCCAAAGTGATTTTTCCCTTCTTGTGCCAATCTAGACTGGCCACCACCTGTTTCTAAAAGTCCTTGCGCCAAAGTAATAGAAGCTGGAATATTGTATAATTCCATTTCTTCTACAGCATATTGTGCAAATCGCTGAATGTACTGGTCTTCTGTTTTCCAAGTTTGGGCTTGGTAACTATTTGCAATAATTAATATGAATACTGAAAAAAATTTCTTCATTAACTTTCTATTATGATTGTAGGTCTATTTTTCTTTTTCAACATTTCGTTTGCGCCTTTTATTCCTTGCAAACCTCCTGTATGAAAAGCTAAAATCTTGCTATCTTCTGGGAAATAATCTTCTTCTATGAGTTCAAAAATCGTCCTGAGCATTTTCCCAGTGTAAACAGGCTCTAAAATAATGCCAAAATCTTGATAAAATTTATTTATAAAACGAATATTTTCGTCTGTTATTTTGCCAAAACCGCCATCAGAAGCATCAAAAATGGTGAAATTTTGTCTTTTAGAAAAATTTAAAATCCTTTTTTCTAAAGATTCATCTTTTACCGCTTTGAAACCTAACACTTTTTGATGTTCTTTAGCAAATTTAGAAATTCCTGAAATGGTTCCTCCTGTTCCTATAGCACTGCAAAGATAGCCAAAATCTTGAGTTTCTTCATTGAGCATAAACTGAATTCCCTCCACCGCATTTTCATTGGTTCCTCCTTCTGGAACCACCAAACTGTTAGGAAATTCTTCTTGAAGGTTTTTCATCAAAGTTTCCTTGTCTCTATAAGCTTCTCTAGTCACAAATCTGAAAGTCATTCCGTTTTTGTGCGCTAAAGAAAGAGTGGGATTTTCTTGCCAAGAGTTTTCTAATTCATCTCCTCTGATAATTCCTAGAGTTTCGATGCCAAATTCTTTTCCCAAAGCTGCCGCTGCTGCAATATGATTAGAAAAGGCACCTCCGAAAGTGATGATTTTTCTTTCTGAAACTTCTTTTTCTAAATATTTTTTGACATTGTAAAACATTTTCCAATATTTATTTCCTGAAATTTCGGGATGGGTAAGGTCTTCTCTTTTGATGAAAAGTCTTACTTTTTTTCCGATAGGAATTTCTATAATTGAAATTTTATGCTCGGGTAAATTCATGTTTTTATGTTTTCATTAAAAATCACACTCTGTACTTCCAAAAGCTCCAAATTTTTCTGATTTCGAGGTAGTTTAAATCTTCTTCCATAGCGTAAGCTTCTCTTTCTAAACTGATATTTCGGTAAGCCAAATGTTTGTCTTTTAACTTAAAACACCAATAGTAATATTCTACTACATACCATAAATAAAAGAAAATAATGAGGAGTTCTAATTGCTGACGAATGTGTATTTTTTCATGATTAATGAGTATTTTATTTTCCTTAAACGCAGATTCACGAAGAAAAATGAACGGAAAAATGGTAATTCCGTTGATTCTAGTCTTTCGGAGAAGGCGTAAACTGAAAATAATCATAGAACAAAGATAAGAAAAGTTAAAAGGAGCAATTAACACAATGATTTAAAATTATGATTGAATTTTTTGTAATTTTATGGAATGAAATTTGATAAAGAATTAGTAGAAGGCGAAGATTTTTATTATAATGAATTAGGTTACAAAGTTTTCACCGAAAGATACCACTTAAGACGCGGTTACTGCTGTAAAAGTGGTTGCAAGCATTGTCCTTATGGTTATGATAAAAAGACTGATTCTTTTAAAAAAATTGAGAAAAAACCACATAAATCATAAAAAATGAAAAAATATTTTTTCCTTTTGTTAGCTTCAGCAGCACTTTTTGTTACGTCTTGTTCACCATTTAATGTGAGAACAGATTATGCTGAAACTGCCAATTTTAGTTCTTATAAAACGTATCAGTTTAGAGTAGATGATTTAAAACTGAATGATTTAGACAAAGACCGTGTTTTAAACGAAGTAGCTAAAAACCTACAAATGAAAGGTTTATCAGCATCTCAAACTCCTGATTTAGTTGTAAACTTGAAAGCTTCTCATAAAAAAGTAGAAAATACCAGAATTGAGCCTAGTTTCGGAATGTACGGTTGGGGAAGACCTTTTGGATGGGGAGTTGGAATGAGCAGAGCTTGGACTACCGACTACAACAGAGGAAGTTTGATTATTGACATCGTAGATGCTAAAACTGGAAAATTAGTTTGGCAAGGTGTAGGAAGCGGAATCAATGTAGATTCTCCTAAATCTAAACAAAAACAAATTCCAGCGATTGTAGCAGAGATTATGGCCAATTATCCGCCTGTGAAAAAATAAAAATCCTTTTCACTTTAATATTATTGTTCAAAAACCTACGGCGCGAGCAAAGCTCGCACCGTAGGTTTTTTCTTACTTTAAAACAAAAAAATCGGGAAGTCTTCCCGATTTTATAATATAGTATTAGATGAAAATCTATTATTTTTCTAAAACTTCTGTAATAGGATTTCCTATGTTCCCACTTGGATTTTCAACTTTCAGCATTTGAGCTAGAGTTGGCGCAATATCTGTCATGTGATATGGTTTTGCACTTTGTCCATTTTTAACTTTCCAACCCATAAAAATTAATGGAATGTGGGCATCGTATGAATTCCAAACGCTATGAGTAGTTCCTCTTTTAGCATAAGTCGGCAACATGCTGTCATGCGTAATGATTTGAATATCACCACTTCTTTGCCAGTTATAACCATTAATAATTCTGGTTTTAATTGGTTCTGGAATTGCTGCTTCTGCTACTTCTTCTAAATCTACAGCGTACAATACTCTTTTATCTTTATTCAGCAAACCAAGAATGGTTTTCTTTACCTCATCTGTTTCTAATCCTTTTTCCTTGATAACATTTTGATTAAGATAAACTTGGTAATTATCAATTCCTAAAATCAATTTACTTCCTGCATATTTTTTTTCAAGTTCTTCACTAATACTTTTTTCTAAACCTTCATCAAAGAAACCTGTTGCCATTTTATTGGCTTGCATATAACCTTCTGAATGCGCAGCACCGTGATCAGCAGACAAGAATACTAAATAGTTTCCTTTTCCTACTTTTTTATCTAATTGCTGGAAAAATGCTTCTAAATCCTTGTCTAATCTTAAATAAGTGTCTTCTATTTCTATAGAATTTGGCCCAAAAGCATGACCTACATAATCTGTAGAAGCGATATTAATTGTTAAGAAATCTGTAATTTGGTCTTCACCCATTCCGTAACCATTGATAGAAGCTTCTGCCATTTTTAGGGTTAAAGAATTCCCAAAAGGCGTTGTTCTAATCACTCCTTTTTTAGCATCATAATCTTTTGCTAAATTTTCATAAGGAAAAGTAGGTGTTTTAGCACTTCCTAAAAGGCTTTCCCAAGCTACATTATCTGCCGTACTTTCGAAATATTCTGAAATAGGAAGTAATGTTTTCCAACCATTTGCAACTAGTTTTTTACCGTTTTCTTCTTTGTTAAATTCATTCAACCACTGTGGCAATTCTTTCAAATAATAATCAGAAGTAATGAAATTCCCTGTGGTTTCATCAAACCAAAAAGCCGCAGTAGGATTATGACCCGCTGGTAAAATAGAAGCTCTGTCTTTTAATGAAACGCCAACTACTTTTGAACGGAAGTTAGTTGCAATTCCTAACTGGTCTGTAATGGTAGTACTCCAAAGATTTCTAGGAGAATGCTGACCTATTTTTTTAGCTTCTGTTCCTACAGCATTTACCGTTTCATCTGTAGTACAGTAAACATTTTTGCCCGTTTCTTTATCGGTCCAGTCGTTTCCCGCAATTCCGTGAATTGATGGTACAGAACCTGTATAAATAGAGGTATGACCTAATGCAGTAACCGTAGGAATATAATCAATCATCACATTATTAAAACTGTAGCCTTCATTTAATAATCTTTTGAAACCACCGTTTCCATATTTTGCTTGATATTTATACAAGAAATCCCAACGCATCTGGTCTACCACAATTCCTACCACCAATTTTGGTCTTTCTACTCCATCATTGTATTGAGTATTTTTATTTTTTTGTGCATCTACAGATAACAAAGCCAATGTTACTAATGCAAGAGTGCTAATTTTTCTAAGCATTTTTCTAGAAATTTTAATTTAGGCAAATTTAAAGGTTTTTATGATAGCCGAAGTTTAATTTTACATTAAAAATTAAACCCTGTCACCTAACAAAAAACGCACCTAAAAGATGCGTTTTATTTATTTTATAAAAGGAGTTTTTTAGAATTTTAAATCTCCGTTTACTTCTCTTACCGCTGCTGCTGCAGTTGCAAACTTTTCTTTTTCTGCTTCAGTCAATTCGATTTCTACGATTTTTTCTACTCCATTTTTTCCGATAATCGCAGGAACACCTAAACAAATATCAGACTGACCGTATTCTCCGTCTAACATAAGTGAACAAGGAATCATTTTCTTTTGGTCACATGCAATTGCCTGAACCATTACAGAAACTGCTGCACCTGGTGCATACCAAGCTGAAGTTCCTAATAATTTAGTTAATGTAGCTCCACCTACTTTAGTTTCTTCTACTACATACGCTTGTTGTTCTTCTGACAAGAAAGAAGTTACAGGAACACCGTTTCTAGTTGCTTTAGATAATAAAGGAAGCATACCAGTATCTGAGTGTGCTGCAATTACCATTCCGTCTACATCAGAAATTGGAGCTTCTAAAGCTTCTGCTAATCTATATTTGAAACGTGCTGAGTCTAGAGCACCTCCCATTCCAATGATTTTATTTTTTGGTAAACCAGAAGTTTTGTGAACTAAGTAAGCCATAGTATCCATAGGGTTAGAAACCACGATGATGGTTACATTAGGAGAATATTTTACTAAGTTAGCAGTTACATCTTTTACAATTCCTGCATTGATACCGATTAACTCTTCTCTAGTCATTCCAGGTTTTCTAGGAATACCAGAAGTGATTACCGCTACATCTGAACCAGCAGTTTTACTATAATCACCAGTAGTTCCCGTAATTTTAGTATCAAAACCATTCAAAGAAGCAGTCTGCATTAAATCCATTGCTTTACCTTCAGCAAAACCTTCTTTAATGTCTACTAAAACTACTTCTGAACAGAAGTTTTTCATGGCGATATATTCTGCGCAAGATGCACCTACAGCTCCTGCTCCAACTACAGTTACTTTCATTTTTTTTATTTTTTTAAAGTTTAAAATTAAGTTGCTCAAATTTAATGATTATTTGAGGATTAGACAATTTTCTTGATATGAATTACATCCTAATTTTAAAATTTTTCAATCGTGTAAATAGATGTAAAAATTACCATAAATCAAGGACAAAAACAGAGACATTGCTTACCTTTGTTTTAAATTTTGAAGGATGGAAAATTTTTTGAAGCATTTACAAGACGGATATTCTAACAGAAAATATGATTTAGATAAAAAGAAAATCGAAACCTTTATCGATGATTTTTTCAGATTCGTATTTTTCCTAGAGCTTCAAAGATGTGCTTCAGAAAATGAAATCGCCCATCGATTACAACAATTTAAAATAGATTTTATCAAGATTCTGTATTCTGTTTTTGATGACAAAGAAAAAGCCATAGAATGTGGAGAGTATTTTTTTACCAAATTCCCAGAAATCTATAAAACTTTAGAACAAGACGCTGCATTTGCCCTAGAAAATGACCCTGCTGCAACCTCTGTAGAAGAAGTTACTTTTTCCTATCCTGGTTTTTATACGATTGCAATTTACAGATTGGCTCATGAATTGCAACTCAAAAAAATTCCGTTGATTCCTAGAATTTGGACAGAGTTGGCGCACAGCAAAACAGGAATAGACATTCATCCTGGTGCTACCATTGGTTCGCCATTTTTTATCGATCATGGTACGGGAATTGTAATAGGTGAAACCTCAGAAATTGGAAATGGTGTCAAAATTTATCAAGGAGTTACTTTGGGAGCGCTTTCTGTTTCTAAAGAAATTGCCAATACCAAGAGACATCCTACCATAGAAAACGGTGTGGTTATTTATGCGAATGCTACCATTTTAGGAGGAGAAACCGTGATTGGCGAGAACAGCATCATCGGTGGTAACGTTTGGATTACAGACAGCCTACCGAAAAATTCGGTGGTTTTTCACAAAGGTCAAGTGACGGTTAGAAATAAATTTCCGGGTAATGAACCGATAAATTATTTTATCTAGTGATGGATGATGGATGCTAGATGATGGAAGTTTAATGTGAAATAAAAACTGAACTTAATTAAAATTACGAAACTTGCTGCCCGACTTGAACGGAGCTCTTTTTAAAATTTTTTTGGTTCTCTCCTTTAGGAGAGTTAGTGAGGAAAAAATTTAAAAAAAGCGGGAGTGGAAGGCGGAAAAGCTGCCCAAATAAATAATATTTAAAATTTAAAAAATATGAAAGTTAATAATGTACTAGAAGTGATTGGCAACACTCCTTTGATAAAGTTAAATAAGATTTTCGGGAGTGATGTAGAAGTGTGGATGAAACTAGAACGCCACAATCCTGGTGGAAGCATAAAAGACAGAATTGCTCTTGCGATGATAGAAACGGCGGAAAAAGAAGGAAAAATTAATAAAGACACCTTGATTATAGAACCTACTTCGGGAAACACAGGTGTAGGTTTGGCAATGGTTTGTGCGGTAAAAGGCTATAAATTAGTGCTGGTAATGCCAGAATCTATGTCTGTAGAACGTAGAAAACTCATGTCTGCGTATGGCGCTGAATTTGTTTTAACACCTAGAGAATTAGGAACCAATGGTGCGGTGAAAAAAGCTTACGAACTGGCTTCAACGATTGAAAATTCATGGATTCCACAGCAATTTGAAAATGATGCGAATCCAGAAATTCATAAAAATACCACTGCTCAAGAAATTTTGGCAGATTTTCCAGAAGGATTTGACTACGTGATTACAGGTGTAGGAACTGGCGGCCATATTACGGGCGTAACAGAAGTTCTGAAAGAAAAATTCCCGAATCTGAAAAGTTATGCCGTAGAACCTACAGATTCACCAGTTTTAAGCGGTGGAAATCCTGGTCCGCATCCTTTGCAAGGAATTGGTGCTGGTTTCGTGCCAAAAGTGTTGAATTCTGAAATTCTGGATGGTGTAATTCAGGTAGAAAAAGCAGAAGCTTACGATTTTGCTAGAAAATTAGCAGCTCAAGAAGGAATTTTAGCAGGGATTTCTACAGGTGCTTCTCTTGCTGCAATTGCTAAGAAATTACCAGAATTACCAAAAGGCGCTAAAGTGTTGACCTTTAATTATGACACTGGCGAAAGATATTGGTCAGTTCCAGATTTGTTTCAAGAAAATGAATCTGAATTGAAATAAATAAAAAACGCTCCAAAAATTTGGAGCGTTTTTTTTAGTTTTCTTCTTCGAAGTACAGCATATAATATTTCCCGTTTTCGTCTTGTCCTTGTTGGATAAGTTTTCGGTCACCGTGAACGTAAATATGGAAGTTTTTATCTAATTTGATAACGCTTTTTAAAATTCTGGCGTTTTTCTTTACAGCCGCATCATTGATGGCAAATTCGTCTGACAAAGCATAATCTCTTTCGTCTTCGTATTGTGTTTTGAAGGCATTGAAACTTTGGATTACTTCTTGGTCTTTCAAAACTTCTCCTGTGAATTCTTCCATCTTAAATTCTTCTTTTTCTTTGAAAAAACTCAACGATTTATTCAAGAAATCTGCTTGGTCTGCTTTGGTGATTTCAAATTCCTGCGGAAGCTGTTTTGTGATGTATTCTTTATATAAATTCAAGGTTTCTTGTGTTTCAAAATACTCATCTTGACGCTGACGAACTTGCAAAAAATCGTCCATCCAATAACTGGTTTCGGCTCTACTCGTTCCATCAATAATAGACATGAGATAGCCTTGTTCTTTGTTGGTATTGTAAATCAAGCAACCTTTGTCAACTTTATTCAGATTGATTCCTTGTAAAGTTTCGAGTTCAAAGTTTTCATTTTTGGTAGAAACTTTTAGGAAAGTGTCTTTGTTTTCGGATTTAAAAAGTCCGACTGCGTCATATCTTTCTCCTTTTACGATGCAATCTTTGAAAAAACAAACGTAGAATTCTCCACCTTTGGTTCTAGGATTGGTAGAATGTTCGTAAAGCAGTTTTGCCAATTTTTTGGACTGGTTTTCTAACAATTCTGGTTGTTCAAAAATCTCTGAAACGTAGGTAAACACTTCGTTGTTTTCGATATTAGAACTATGAAAAAACTCGAAAAAGATTTCGGGTTTAAAGTTTTTAAGGAAATAATCTTTGAGCAATTCTTTCATCTCATCTGTGATGAAAACTTCTGAATCTGAGGTTACCAAAGCTTCCTGATGCGTTTGGTTTCCTACGTAATTGATGCAAAGATGTTCTAGTGTGGTTTCTTCTGTGAAAATCATGCTGCGAAAATAGGGAAATTTACGGAGATTTTTTCGCGGCCCGGCGAAAG contains the following coding sequences:
- a CDS encoding DUF5522 domain-containing protein, whose amino-acid sequence is MKFDKELVEGEDFYYNELGYKVFTERYHLRRGYCCKSGCKHCPYGYDKKTDSFKKIEKKPHKS
- a CDS encoding DUF4136 domain-containing protein; translated protein: MKKYFFLLLASAALFVTSCSPFNVRTDYAETANFSSYKTYQFRVDDLKLNDLDKDRVLNEVAKNLQMKGLSASQTPDLVVNLKASHKKVENTRIEPSFGMYGWGRPFGWGVGMSRAWTTDYNRGSLIIDIVDAKTGKLVWQGVGSGINVDSPKSKQKQIPAIVAEIMANYPPVKK
- the hemL gene encoding glutamate-1-semialdehyde 2,1-aminomutase, translated to MLYQRSSALFEEAYKYIPGGVNSPVRAFKSVGGVPVFLKSAKGAYLTDEDNRTYVDYINSWGPAIVGHAHDEVVEAVKLQAEKGFSFGAPTELETQIAKFIIENVPNIDQIRMVSSGTEACMSAIRLARGYTGREKIIKFEGCYHGHSDSFLIKAGSGAATFGNPNSPGVTSGTAKDTLLAKYNDIEQVQDLFRHNQGEIAAIIVEPVAGNMGCVLPENNFLQNLRKVCDENGALLIFDEVMTGFRLAFGGAQELYNVKADIVTYGKVIGGGMPVGAFAARNEIMNKLSPRGDVYQAGTLSGNPLAMRAGLTTLQLIKNNPNFYEKLNKATETLDFEIGKILNEKGIAHKINRKGSMMSIFFHTNRVSNFEEAADSNHSLFNNFFHQLLAQGIYLPPSGYETWFISDSINDTEIDKTLEAVRNFDYLDKISD
- a CDS encoding 1-aminocyclopropane-1-carboxylate deaminase/D-cysteine desulfhydrase, which produces MNLPEHKISIIEIPIGKKVRLFIKREDLTHPEISGNKYWKMFYNVKKYLEKEVSERKIITFGGAFSNHIAAAAALGKEFGIETLGIIRGDELENSWQENPTLSLAHKNGMTFRFVTREAYRDKETLMKNLQEEFPNSLVVPEGGTNENAVEGIQFMLNEETQDFGYLCSAIGTGGTISGISKFAKEHQKVLGFKAVKDESLEKRILNFSKRQNFTIFDASDGGFGKITDENIRFINKFYQDFGIILEPVYTGKMLRTIFELIEEDYFPEDSKILAFHTGGLQGIKGANEMLKKKNRPTIIIES
- a CDS encoding glucosaminidase domain-containing protein translates to MKKFFSVFILIIANSYQAQTWKTEDQYIQRFAQYAVEEMELYNIPASITLAQGLLETGGGQSRLAQEGKNHFGIKCKENWMGKTMSHTDDAPNECFRVYEDPRESYRDHSLFLVNRPFYKNLFLLDPKDYNGWAHGLKKAGYATNPRYAYILIDKIQKYKLFEFDYIKKEQVTEKLLALYPDLANDKEFLAKNLPSPTKEEAPKVVIDAPEPVKLTKEEVLLSVLMKAHPNEALKYIVIPVEPDYDDASEVSLHDISKKYGVSTSKLMKWNELSSQTLKEGQILFLEKKNSVGSVETYRAEKGDNMYSIAQKFAIRLDKLYDRNRMEYGDKVKEGQLIYLKNRKPR
- the epsC gene encoding serine O-acetyltransferase EpsC, with the translated sequence MENFLKHLQDGYSNRKYDLDKKKIETFIDDFFRFVFFLELQRCASENEIAHRLQQFKIDFIKILYSVFDDKEKAIECGEYFFTKFPEIYKTLEQDAAFALENDPAATSVEEVTFSYPGFYTIAIYRLAHELQLKKIPLIPRIWTELAHSKTGIDIHPGATIGSPFFIDHGTGIVIGETSEIGNGVKIYQGVTLGALSVSKEIANTKRHPTIENGVVIYANATILGGETVIGENSIIGGNVWITDSLPKNSVVFHKGQVTVRNKFPGNEPINYFI
- a CDS encoding malate dehydrogenase, whose protein sequence is MKVTVVGAGAVGASCAEYIAMKNFCSEVVLVDIKEGFAEGKAMDLMQTASLNGFDTKITGTTGDYSKTAGSDVAVITSGIPRKPGMTREELIGINAGIVKDVTANLVKYSPNVTIIVVSNPMDTMAYLVHKTSGLPKNKIIGMGGALDSARFKYRLAEALEAPISDVDGMVIAAHSDTGMLPLLSKATRNGVPVTSFLSEEQQAYVVEETKVGGATLTKLLGTSAWYAPGAAVSVMVQAIACDQKKMIPCSLMLDGEYGQSDICLGVPAIIGKNGVEKIVEIELTEAEKEKFATAAAAVREVNGDLKF
- the cysK gene encoding cysteine synthase A, encoding MKVNNVLEVIGNTPLIKLNKIFGSDVEVWMKLERHNPGGSIKDRIALAMIETAEKEGKINKDTLIIEPTSGNTGVGLAMVCAVKGYKLVLVMPESMSVERRKLMSAYGAEFVLTPRELGTNGAVKKAYELASTIENSWIPQQFENDANPEIHKNTTAQEILADFPEGFDYVITGVGTGGHITGVTEVLKEKFPNLKSYAVEPTDSPVLSGGNPGPHPLQGIGAGFVPKVLNSEILDGVIQVEKAEAYDFARKLAAQEGILAGISTGASLAAIAKKLPELPKGAKVLTFNYDTGERYWSVPDLFQENESELK
- the pafA gene encoding alkaline phosphatase PafA, with the protein product MLRKISTLALVTLALLSVDAQKNKNTQYNDGVERPKLVVGIVVDQMRWDFLYKYQAKYGNGGFKRLLNEGYSFNNVMIDYIPTVTALGHTSIYTGSVPSIHGIAGNDWTDKETGKNVYCTTDETVNAVGTEAKKIGQHSPRNLWSTTITDQLGIATNFRSKVVGVSLKDRASILPAGHNPTAAFWFDETTGNFITSDYYLKELPQWLNEFNKEENGKKLVANGWKTLLPISEYFESTADNVAWESLLGSAKTPTFPYENLAKDYDAKKGVIRTTPFGNSLTLKMAEASINGYGMGEDQITDFLTINIASTDYVGHAFGPNSIEIEDTYLRLDKDLEAFFQQLDKKVGKGNYLVFLSADHGAAHSEGYMQANKMATGFFDEGLEKSISEELEKKYAGSKLILGIDNYQVYLNQNVIKEKGLETDEVKKTILGLLNKDKRVLYAVDLEEVAEAAIPEPIKTRIINGYNWQRSGDIQIITHDSMLPTYAKRGTTHSVWNSYDAHIPLIFMGWKVKNGQSAKPYHMTDIAPTLAQMLKVENPSGNIGNPITEVLEK
- a CDS encoding nucleoid-associated protein translates to MIFTEETTLEHLCINYVGNQTHQEALVTSDSEVFITDEMKELLKDYFLKNFKPEIFFEFFHSSNIENNEVFTYVSEIFEQPELLENQSKKLAKLLYEHSTNPRTKGGEFYVCFFKDCIVKGERYDAVGLFKSENKDTFLKVSTKNENFELETLQGINLNKVDKGCLIYNTNKEQGYLMSIIDGTSRAETSYWMDDFLQVRQRQDEYFETQETLNLYKEYITKQLPQEFEITKADQADFLNKSLSFFKEKEEFKMEEFTGEVLKDQEVIQSFNAFKTQYEDERDYALSDEFAINDAAVKKNARILKSVIKLDKNFHIYVHGDRKLIQQGQDENGKYYMLYFEEEN